A genome region from Stenotrophomonas maltophilia includes the following:
- a CDS encoding prephenate dehydrogenase: MSGLLERTPRTVGIVGSAGAYGRWLTRFFQQHMQLQVIGHDPADPQSHTPEQLLAQADVLVFSAPIRHTPALIAEYVRQSAGRERDRLWLDVTSVKEAPVQAMLASLAEVVGLHPMTAPPKAPTLKGRVMVICEARLQHWQPWVDTLCAALQAECVRAMPQHHDQMMALVQAMVHATHLAQAGVLRQYQPQLGDLAAMMPYRSASFELDTAIISRILSLNPAIYEDIQFGNPYVAPMLERLVAQLQALQGQVGQGDDTARSAFREQLLSANRSAFGEQALAEGNYTFERVGYLLADLTERNALSVHLPEDRPGSLRELLNVFEQHRISLASIHSSRTPGGEVHFRIGFVAGSDPAAITLAAADVDASGIGRVLG, encoded by the coding sequence ATGAGCGGCCTGCTTGAACGCACGCCGCGCACGGTCGGCATCGTCGGAAGTGCTGGCGCCTACGGGCGCTGGTTGACCCGCTTCTTCCAGCAGCACATGCAGTTGCAGGTGATTGGCCATGATCCGGCTGATCCGCAATCGCATACGCCGGAGCAGTTGCTGGCGCAGGCCGACGTGCTGGTGTTCTCGGCGCCGATCCGGCACACGCCCGCGTTGATCGCCGAGTACGTGCGGCAGTCCGCAGGCCGTGAACGCGACCGACTGTGGCTGGACGTGACCTCGGTGAAGGAGGCGCCGGTGCAGGCGATGTTGGCCTCGCTGGCAGAGGTGGTCGGGCTGCATCCGATGACCGCGCCGCCCAAGGCACCCACCCTGAAGGGCCGGGTGATGGTGATCTGCGAAGCGCGGCTGCAACACTGGCAGCCGTGGGTCGATACGCTGTGCGCGGCGTTGCAGGCCGAATGCGTGCGCGCCATGCCGCAGCACCATGACCAGATGATGGCGCTGGTGCAGGCGATGGTGCACGCCACCCATCTGGCCCAGGCCGGCGTGCTGCGCCAGTACCAGCCGCAGCTGGGCGACCTGGCCGCGATGATGCCGTACCGTTCGGCGTCGTTCGAACTGGATACGGCGATCATCTCGCGCATCCTGTCGTTGAACCCGGCGATCTACGAGGACATCCAGTTCGGCAACCCGTATGTGGCGCCGATGCTGGAGCGCTTGGTCGCCCAACTGCAGGCCCTGCAGGGCCAGGTCGGGCAGGGCGACGACACTGCACGCAGTGCATTCCGCGAGCAGCTGCTGTCGGCCAATCGCAGTGCGTTCGGTGAGCAGGCGCTGGCCGAGGGCAACTACACCTTCGAACGCGTGGGCTATCTGCTGGCAGACCTGACCGAGCGCAACGCGCTGTCGGTCCACCTGCCCGAAGACCGGCCGGGTTCGCTGCGCGAACTGCTGAACGTGTTCGAGCAGCACCGCATCAGCCTGGCCTCGATCCACTCCTCGCGTACGCCCGGCGGCGAAGTCCATTTCCGCATCGGTTTCGTTGCGGGCAGTGATCCTGCTGCAATCACCCTGGCGGCGGCCGACGTGGACGCCAGCGGCATCGGACGCGTGCTCGGCTGA
- the pdxY gene encoding pyridoxal kinase: protein MSESLDNHLVHGRRQRPDGPSPIDVISVQSQLVYGHAGNSAAVPPMRALGVRVAEIPTVLLSNAPFYDTTRGRVLPADWFADLLLGTHERGLPQRAKMLVSGYFGSTANGAAFADWLDEILPACPQLRYCLDPVIGDTHTGPYVEPGLEAIFAERLLPHAWLVTPNAFELNRLTGMPALAEADAIAAARTLLDRGPHWVIAHSVGGNPGELVTLAVGREETWRWTSPLLPVDVAGTGDVLMSLVVSFLLRGESMQQAISRAIAGTHAALEATLDNGFEEFDVIVAAPAALAEGTRFRAERVA from the coding sequence ATGAGCGAATCCCTTGATAACCACCTGGTCCACGGCCGCCGCCAGCGGCCCGACGGTCCGTCGCCGATCGATGTCATCTCGGTCCAGTCGCAACTCGTCTACGGCCACGCCGGCAACAGCGCCGCCGTGCCGCCCATGCGCGCACTTGGCGTGCGCGTCGCGGAAATCCCGACCGTGCTGCTCAGCAATGCGCCGTTCTACGACACCACCCGTGGCCGCGTGCTGCCGGCCGACTGGTTCGCCGACCTGCTGCTCGGTACCCATGAGCGCGGCCTGCCGCAGCGGGCGAAGATGCTCGTCTCCGGTTACTTCGGCAGCACCGCCAACGGTGCCGCGTTTGCCGACTGGCTGGACGAAATCCTGCCGGCCTGCCCGCAGCTGCGCTATTGCCTCGACCCCGTCATCGGCGACACCCACACCGGCCCCTATGTGGAGCCAGGCCTGGAAGCGATCTTCGCCGAGCGCCTGCTGCCGCATGCCTGGCTGGTCACGCCGAATGCTTTCGAACTCAATCGCCTTACTGGCATGCCGGCGTTGGCCGAAGCCGATGCCATCGCCGCCGCGCGCACGCTGCTGGACCGTGGCCCCCATTGGGTGATCGCGCATAGCGTCGGCGGCAACCCGGGGGAACTGGTGACCCTGGCCGTTGGCCGCGAGGAAACCTGGCGCTGGACCTCGCCGCTGCTGCCGGTGGATGTGGCCGGCACCGGCGATGTGCTGATGTCGCTGGTGGTGTCGTTCCTGCTGCGCGGTGAATCGATGCAGCAGGCGATCTCGCGTGCGATCGCCGGTACCCATGCGGCGTTGGAAGCGACCCTGGACAACGGTTTCGAAGAGTTCGACGTAATAGTCGCAGCACCCGCTGCCCTGGCCGAAGGCACGCGCTTCCGCGCCGAACGCGTGGCATGA
- a CDS encoding MFS transporter, with protein MSALASPATPSRPVAPGVLAAISTSHVVNDMMQSLILAIYPVIKGGFNLSFTQIGLITLTYQLTASIFQPLIGMATDRRPAPYSLPIGMASTLCGMLLLGFAPNYAMVLMAAAMVGIGSAIFHPEASRIARLASGGRHGFAQSVFQVGGNFGTALGPLIAAAVIVPYGQHAASWFAGAALIGIALLTYVGRWYALHLGTPRPVSTASMAPRHPPRTVAKVLAILLVLIFSKYFYMASIGSYFTFYLIHHFGIPVAQAQLHLFAFLVASAAGGFLGGPLGDRIGRKPIIWTSILGVAPFALMLPHADLFWTTVLAVLIGFVLSSAFSAIVVYAQEMMPHRIGMVSGLFFGFAFGMGGLGAAVLGLLADKTSIEYVYHLTAFLPLLGIVAAWLPPSRPAVH; from the coding sequence ATGTCCGCCTTGGCTTCCCCCGCAACACCCTCACGCCCGGTGGCTCCCGGCGTGCTGGCCGCCATTTCCACCTCGCACGTCGTCAACGACATGATGCAGTCGCTGATCCTGGCCATCTATCCAGTGATCAAGGGCGGCTTCAACCTGAGCTTTACCCAGATCGGCCTGATCACGCTGACCTACCAGCTGACCGCCTCGATCTTCCAGCCGCTGATCGGCATGGCTACCGACCGCCGCCCGGCGCCGTACTCGCTGCCGATCGGCATGGCCTCGACCCTGTGCGGCATGCTGCTGCTCGGCTTCGCACCGAACTACGCGATGGTGCTGATGGCGGCGGCGATGGTCGGCATTGGTTCGGCCATCTTCCATCCGGAAGCCTCGCGCATCGCGCGGCTGGCCTCGGGCGGTCGCCATGGCTTCGCGCAATCGGTGTTCCAGGTCGGCGGCAACTTCGGTACCGCGCTCGGCCCGCTGATCGCTGCGGCGGTGATCGTGCCGTATGGCCAGCATGCCGCGTCGTGGTTTGCTGGCGCTGCACTGATCGGCATCGCGCTGCTGACCTATGTCGGCCGCTGGTACGCGCTGCACCTGGGCACCCCGCGCCCGGTCAGCACCGCGTCGATGGCCCCGCGCCATCCGCCGCGCACCGTGGCCAAGGTGCTGGCGATCCTGCTGGTGCTGATCTTCAGCAAGTACTTCTACATGGCCAGCATCGGCAGCTACTTCACCTTCTACCTGATCCATCACTTCGGGATTCCGGTGGCACAGGCGCAGCTGCACCTGTTCGCGTTCCTGGTGGCGTCGGCCGCCGGCGGCTTCCTGGGTGGTCCGCTGGGTGATCGCATTGGCCGCAAGCCGATCATCTGGACCTCGATCCTGGGCGTGGCGCCGTTCGCGCTGATGCTGCCGCATGCGGATCTGTTCTGGACCACGGTGCTGGCCGTGCTGATCGGTTTCGTGCTGTCATCGGCATTCTCGGCGATCGTGGTCTATGCGCAGGAAATGATGCCGCACCGCATCGGCATGGTGTCCGGCCTGTTCTTCGGCTTCGCGTTCGGCATGGGCGGGTTGGGTGCAGCCGTGCTCGGCCTGCTGGCGGACAAGACCAGCATCGAGTACGTGTACCACCTGACCGCGTTCCTGCCGCTGCTCGGCATCGTGGCGGCGTGGCTGCCGCCGTCGCGGCCTGCTGTTCACTGA
- a CDS encoding AraC family transcriptional regulator: MPYRKKDIASDVDPAAPWREVPLHRPVTYRVTQYPAGTHIAGHKHQRHQLVYAISGLMVVRSEVGRWVVPSTRAIWMPAGMVHAVDCIAAVHMRSLYIDPSFAPHLPSEPFAVQVAPLLRELLQAATLIKGEHIEDSRDGRVVRLLLDELHRMDVLPLHLPAPTDPRLRRICQHLQKHPGDDATLQDWAQALEVDVKTIQRHFAHELGMTFGQWRQQARLLAAMERLATGDKVIDVALATGYDSPSAFTSMFKRQLGQTPAAFFR; encoded by the coding sequence ATGCCCTATCGCAAAAAGGACATTGCCAGCGATGTCGATCCGGCCGCACCGTGGCGGGAGGTGCCGCTGCATCGCCCTGTCACCTACCGGGTTACCCAATACCCGGCCGGCACCCATATCGCCGGGCACAAGCACCAGCGCCACCAGCTGGTCTACGCCATCTCCGGACTGATGGTGGTGCGATCGGAAGTGGGGCGCTGGGTGGTGCCCTCGACGCGCGCGATCTGGATGCCGGCGGGCATGGTGCACGCGGTGGACTGCATCGCCGCCGTGCACATGCGCAGCCTGTACATCGATCCGTCATTCGCCCCGCACCTGCCATCCGAACCATTTGCGGTACAGGTGGCACCGCTGCTGCGCGAACTGCTGCAGGCCGCCACGCTGATCAAGGGGGAGCACATCGAAGACAGCCGCGATGGCCGCGTGGTGCGCCTGCTACTGGACGAACTGCACCGCATGGACGTGCTGCCGCTGCACCTGCCCGCCCCGACCGACCCGCGCCTGCGGCGGATCTGCCAGCACCTGCAGAAGCATCCGGGTGACGACGCCACGTTGCAGGACTGGGCGCAGGCGCTGGAGGTGGACGTGAAAACCATCCAGCGCCACTTCGCCCACGAGCTGGGCATGACCTTCGGGCAATGGCGGCAGCAGGCACGGCTGCTGGCCGCGATGGAACGACTGGCGACCGGCGACAAGGTCATCGATGTCGCGCTGGCGACGGGCTACGACAGCCCCAGCGCGTTCACCAGCATGTTCAAGCGGCAGTTGGGGCAGACGCCGGCGGCATTTTTCCGGTAA
- the dnaJ gene encoding molecular chaperone DnaJ yields MSKRDYYEVLGVARTATDDELKKAYRRCAMKFHPDRNPGDAAAEASFKECKEAYEVLSDGNKRRMYDSHGHAAFEHGMGGGGPGGPDMNDIFGDIFGNIFGGGGGGPRQARRGADIGYVMELDLEEAVRGVERRIEIPTLAECGDCDGSGSEDGKVETCNVCHGRGQVRIQRGIFAMQQACHNCGGRGQIIAKPCKTCHGNGRVEEDKVLSVKVPAGVDTGDRIRLQGEGEAGPAGTPPGDLYVEVRVREHAIFQRDGDDLHCEVPIRISQAALGDTVRVATLGGEAEIRIPAETQTGKLFRLRGKGVRSVRSRSEGDLYCRVVVETPVNLTNEQRKLLEQFEATFVGEEARKHSPKSATFMDGVKGFWDRMTS; encoded by the coding sequence ATGAGCAAGCGCGATTACTACGAAGTGCTGGGCGTTGCCCGCACCGCCACCGACGACGAGCTGAAGAAGGCCTACCGTCGCTGTGCGATGAAGTTCCACCCGGACCGCAACCCGGGTGATGCGGCGGCCGAAGCCTCCTTCAAGGAGTGCAAGGAAGCCTACGAAGTGCTGTCCGACGGCAACAAGCGCCGCATGTATGACAGCCACGGCCACGCTGCGTTCGAGCACGGCATGGGCGGCGGTGGTCCGGGCGGCCCGGACATGAACGATATCTTCGGCGATATCTTCGGCAACATCTTTGGCGGCGGGGGCGGTGGTCCGCGCCAGGCCCGTCGCGGCGCCGATATCGGCTACGTGATGGAGCTGGACCTGGAAGAAGCCGTGCGCGGCGTCGAGCGCCGCATCGAGATTCCGACTCTGGCCGAGTGCGGCGACTGCGATGGCAGTGGCTCCGAAGACGGCAAGGTCGAAACCTGCAATGTGTGCCATGGCCGTGGCCAGGTGCGCATCCAGCGCGGCATCTTCGCCATGCAGCAGGCCTGCCACAACTGCGGCGGCCGTGGCCAGATCATCGCCAAGCCCTGCAAGACCTGCCACGGCAACGGCCGTGTCGAGGAAGACAAGGTGCTGTCGGTGAAGGTGCCGGCCGGCGTCGACACCGGTGACCGAATCCGCCTGCAGGGCGAGGGCGAGGCCGGCCCGGCCGGTACGCCGCCGGGTGACCTGTACGTGGAAGTGCGCGTGCGCGAGCACGCCATCTTCCAGCGCGATGGCGACGACCTGCACTGCGAAGTGCCGATCCGCATCTCGCAGGCCGCATTGGGTGACACCGTGCGCGTGGCCACCCTGGGCGGCGAAGCGGAGATCCGCATTCCGGCCGAGACCCAGACCGGCAAGCTGTTCCGCCTGCGCGGCAAGGGCGTGCGTTCGGTTCGCAGCCGCAGCGAAGGCGACCTGTACTGCCGCGTGGTGGTGGAGACGCCGGTGAACCTCACCAACGAACAGCGCAAGCTGCTGGAGCAGTTCGAAGCCACCTTCGTCGGCGAGGAAGCGCGTAAGCATTCGCCGAAGTCGGCCACCTTCATGGATGGCGTGAAGGGCTTCTGGGACCGGATGACGTCCTGA
- the dnaK gene encoding molecular chaperone DnaK: MGKIIGIDLGTTNSCVAIMDGGKARVIENSEGDRTTPSIVAYTKDGEVLVGASAKRQAVTNPKNTFYAVKRLIGRKFTDAEVQKDIAHVPYSILAHDNGDAWVATSDGKKMAPQEISAKVLEKMKKTAEDFLGEKVTEAVITVPAYFNDSQRQATKDAGRIAGLDVKRIINEPTAAALAYGLDKGDNKDRKIVVYDLGGGTFDVSVIEIANVDGEKQFEVLATNGDTFLGGEDFDNRVIEYLVEEFNKDQGIDLRKDPLALQRLKDAAERAKIELSSAQQTEVNLPYVTADASGPKHLNIKLTRAKLEALVDDLIKKSIEPCRVALNDAGLRSSDISEVILVGGQTRMPKVQQAVTEFFGKEPRKDVNPDEAVALGAAIQGGVLGGDVKDVLLLDVTPLSLGIETMGGVFTKIIEKNTTIPTKASQVFSTAEDNQSAVTVHVLQGEREQARFNKSLAKFDLSGIEPAPRGLPQVEVSFDIDANGILHVSAKDKKTIKEQKVEIKAGSGLSEEEIARMVADAEANREEDKKFQELVQARNQADALIHGTRSAITEHGSKVGGDVIGKVEAALADLETAMKGDDKAQIEAKSKALEEAGQSLFAAASADQGGAPGADAGNAGKAQDDVVDAEFTEVKDDKKS; encoded by the coding sequence ATGGGCAAGATCATTGGTATCGACCTCGGCACCACCAACTCGTGCGTGGCGATCATGGACGGCGGCAAGGCCCGCGTCATCGAGAATTCGGAAGGCGATCGCACCACCCCGTCGATCGTCGCCTACACCAAGGACGGCGAAGTCCTGGTCGGCGCCTCGGCCAAGCGCCAGGCCGTGACCAACCCGAAGAACACCTTCTACGCGGTGAAGCGCCTGATCGGCCGCAAGTTCACCGACGCCGAAGTGCAGAAGGACATCGCCCACGTCCCGTACAGCATCCTGGCCCATGACAATGGCGATGCCTGGGTGGCCACCAGCGACGGCAAGAAGATGGCCCCGCAGGAAATCTCGGCCAAGGTGCTGGAAAAGATGAAGAAGACCGCCGAGGACTTCCTCGGTGAGAAGGTCACCGAAGCGGTCATCACCGTGCCGGCCTACTTCAACGACAGCCAGCGCCAGGCGACCAAGGACGCCGGCCGCATCGCCGGCCTGGACGTCAAGCGCATCATCAACGAGCCGACCGCGGCCGCACTGGCCTATGGCCTGGACAAGGGCGACAACAAGGATCGCAAGATCGTGGTGTACGACCTGGGCGGCGGCACCTTCGACGTGTCGGTGATCGAGATCGCCAACGTCGACGGCGAGAAGCAGTTCGAAGTGCTGGCCACCAACGGCGACACCTTCCTGGGCGGCGAAGACTTCGACAACCGCGTCATCGAGTACCTGGTTGAAGAATTCAACAAGGACCAGGGCATCGACCTGCGCAAGGATCCGCTGGCCCTGCAGCGCTTGAAGGATGCTGCCGAGCGCGCCAAGATCGAGCTGTCCAGCGCCCAGCAGACCGAAGTGAACCTGCCGTACGTCACCGCTGACGCGTCGGGTCCGAAGCACCTGAACATCAAGCTGACCCGCGCCAAGCTGGAAGCGCTGGTGGACGACCTGATCAAGAAGTCGATCGAGCCGTGCCGCGTCGCCCTGAACGATGCCGGCCTGCGTTCGAGCGACATCAGCGAAGTGATCCTGGTCGGTGGCCAGACCCGCATGCCGAAGGTGCAGCAGGCGGTGACCGAGTTCTTCGGCAAGGAACCGCGCAAGGACGTCAACCCGGACGAAGCCGTGGCACTGGGCGCGGCCATCCAGGGCGGCGTGCTGGGCGGCGACGTCAAGGACGTGCTGCTGCTGGACGTGACCCCGCTGTCGCTGGGCATCGAGACCATGGGCGGCGTGTTCACCAAGATCATCGAGAAGAACACCACCATCCCGACCAAGGCCTCGCAGGTGTTCTCCACCGCCGAGGACAACCAGTCGGCCGTGACCGTGCACGTGCTGCAGGGTGAGCGCGAACAGGCCCGCTTCAACAAGTCGCTGGCCAAGTTCGACCTGTCCGGCATCGAGCCGGCCCCGCGTGGCCTGCCGCAGGTGGAAGTGTCCTTCGACATCGACGCCAACGGCATCCTGCACGTGTCGGCCAAGGACAAGAAGACCATCAAGGAACAGAAGGTCGAGATCAAGGCCGGTTCGGGCCTGTCCGAGGAGGAGATCGCACGCATGGTCGCCGACGCGGAAGCCAACCGCGAAGAAGACAAGAAGTTCCAGGAGCTGGTGCAGGCCCGCAACCAGGCCGACGCCCTGATCCACGGCACCCGCAGCGCCATCACCGAGCACGGCAGCAAGGTCGGCGGCGATGTCATCGGCAAGGTCGAGGCCGCGCTGGCCGACCTGGAAACCGCGATGAAGGGTGACGACAAGGCACAGATCGAAGCCAAGTCGAAGGCGCTGGAAGAGGCTGGCCAGTCGCTGTTCGCCGCTGCTTCGGCCGACCAGGGCGGTGCCCCGGGCGCCGACGCCGGCAATGCCGGCAAGGCGCAGGATGACGTGGTCGACGCTGAGTTCACCGAAGTCAAGGACGACAAGAAGTCCTGA
- the grpE gene encoding nucleotide exchange factor GrpE translates to MNHEHPDIESQQSAADAAAAAGVNDEVERLRAEVEQIKADALRERADLENQRKRVARDIEQARKFANEKLLGELLPVFDSLDAGLKAAGDDPHPLREGLELTYKQLLKVAADNGLVLLDPIGQPFNPEHHQAISQVPTPGAAPGSVVTVFQKGYLLNERLLRPALVVVAAD, encoded by the coding sequence ATGAACCACGAACATCCAGATATCGAATCCCAGCAGAGTGCCGCCGACGCGGCTGCCGCCGCCGGCGTCAACGACGAAGTGGAGCGCCTGCGCGCCGAAGTCGAGCAGATCAAGGCCGATGCGCTGCGTGAGCGCGCCGACCTGGAGAACCAGCGCAAGCGCGTGGCCCGTGACATCGAGCAGGCCCGCAAGTTCGCCAACGAGAAGCTGCTGGGCGAGCTGCTGCCGGTGTTCGACAGCCTGGATGCCGGCCTGAAAGCCGCCGGCGACGACCCGCACCCGCTGCGCGAAGGCCTGGAGCTGACCTACAAGCAGCTGCTGAAGGTGGCCGCCGACAACGGCTTGGTGCTGCTGGACCCGATCGGCCAGCCGTTCAACCCGGAACACCACCAGGCCATCAGCCAGGTGCCGACCCCGGGCGCAGCCCCGGGCAGCGTGGTCACCGTGTTCCAGAAGGGCTACCTGCTCAACGAGCGCCTGCTGCGGCCGGCGCTGGTGGTGGTGGCCGCCGACTGA
- the hrcA gene encoding heat-inducible transcriptional repressor HrcA, with amino-acid sequence MHGSPDQLAPRAHHLLRTLIARYIQDGEPVGSQTLARVAGLEVSPATIRNILGDLEDLGLLASPHTSAGRVPTAHGYRVFVDSLLQMQPPGEGELARLRQELAGGGSTQALLGSASELLSAMSHFVGVVSAPRREQFAFRQIDFVALDGRRVLAILVFADNEVQNRVIETRQEFAPGQLEQVANYLNAHFAGLPMAEIRTRLLLELRDARSELEQLLAHSIELAEQALQPAADDMLVAGQTRLMGVQDLSDLERLRELFELFSSKREILQLLERTIQAPGVRIFIGEETGMMPLQGVSLVTAPYTANGQVLGVLGVIGPKRMAYDRMIPLVQATADVLGAAFSPAGRTPGTSDA; translated from the coding sequence ATGCACGGTTCTCCCGACCAGCTTGCCCCGCGTGCGCACCATCTGCTGCGCACGCTGATCGCGCGTTACATCCAGGACGGTGAGCCGGTCGGCTCGCAGACGCTGGCGCGCGTGGCCGGCCTGGAGGTCAGCCCGGCCACCATCCGCAACATCCTCGGCGACCTTGAGGACCTGGGGCTGCTGGCCTCGCCGCATACCTCGGCCGGGCGCGTCCCGACCGCGCATGGCTACCGGGTGTTCGTCGACAGCCTGCTGCAGATGCAGCCGCCGGGCGAGGGCGAGCTGGCCCGGTTGCGCCAGGAGCTGGCTGGCGGCGGCAGCACCCAGGCCCTGCTCGGCAGCGCCTCGGAGCTGCTCTCGGCGATGAGCCACTTCGTCGGCGTGGTCAGCGCGCCGCGACGCGAGCAGTTCGCCTTCCGCCAGATCGATTTCGTGGCGCTGGACGGTCGCCGGGTGCTGGCGATCCTGGTGTTCGCCGACAACGAGGTGCAGAACCGGGTCATCGAGACCCGCCAGGAGTTCGCGCCGGGCCAGCTGGAGCAGGTCGCCAACTACCTCAATGCCCATTTCGCCGGCCTGCCGATGGCCGAGATCCGTACCCGCCTGCTGCTGGAGCTGCGCGACGCCCGCTCCGAGCTGGAGCAGCTGCTGGCGCACAGCATCGAGCTGGCCGAGCAGGCCCTGCAGCCAGCGGCCGACGACATGCTGGTGGCCGGCCAGACCCGCCTGATGGGGGTACAGGACCTGTCCGACCTGGAGCGCCTGCGCGAGCTGTTCGAGTTGTTCTCCAGCAAGCGCGAGATCCTGCAGCTGCTGGAGCGGACCATCCAGGCGCCGGGCGTGCGCATCTTCATCGGCGAGGAGACCGGGATGATGCCGCTGCAGGGCGTCTCGCTGGTCACTGCCCCGTACACCGCCAACGGCCAGGTGCTGGGCGTGCTGGGCGTGATCGGCCCCAAGCGCATGGCCTACGACCGCATGATCCCGCTGGTCCAGGCCACCGCCGATGTGCTCGGCGCGGCCTTTTCGCCGGCCGGACGCACGCCGGGAACATCCGACGCTTGA
- the recN gene encoding DNA repair protein RecN — MLRHLSIKDFAVVRATELEFGPGMTVVSGETGAGKSLMVDALGFLSGLRADSGVVRHGAARAELSAEFALEQLQAARQWLADNELDDEEQCQLRRVIRADGGSRAWINGRPVTLAQLGDLASLLVEIHGQHEQQALLTRPSQLALLDAYARNENERRQVRRAAAAWQALVDESLALSQQGDVSDRIGFLEHQLRELDREDLEPESIAALGASHRRQAHASALLSACQAASNQLNGDDGSSALDLLQQVRHELSRLIEHDPRLGEVDGLIENASIQLHEALSLLDRVHDDLDADPEQFEENERRLGRLHDLARKHRVPMDELGAQRERMHAEVEQLRGADERLQRLAGEIDKAAAAWRVQAEVLTASRRNAAAELSATTTGIISELGMGGGQFLIELEPQDAGKPDPQGAERVEFLVAANAGQPPRALRKVASGGELSRISLAIEVAALDLDAVPTMVFDEVDSGIGGAVADIVGQKLRALGEKRQVLCVTHLPQVASKGHAHYRVSKAPVEGMTQSAVEKLDSKAREEELARMLGGVEVSKEARAAARKLLQV, encoded by the coding sequence ATGCTCAGACATCTTTCGATCAAGGATTTCGCCGTCGTCCGCGCCACCGAACTGGAGTTCGGGCCAGGCATGACCGTAGTTTCAGGCGAGACCGGCGCCGGCAAGTCGCTGATGGTCGACGCGCTGGGCTTCCTGTCCGGCCTGCGCGCCGACAGCGGCGTGGTCCGCCATGGCGCCGCCCGCGCCGAGCTTTCGGCCGAGTTCGCACTGGAGCAGCTGCAGGCCGCGCGCCAGTGGCTGGCCGACAACGAGCTGGACGATGAGGAACAGTGCCAGCTGCGCCGGGTGATCCGCGCCGATGGCGGTTCGCGGGCCTGGATCAATGGCCGCCCGGTGACCCTGGCGCAGCTGGGCGACCTGGCCTCCCTGCTGGTGGAGATCCACGGGCAGCACGAACAGCAGGCCCTGCTGACGCGCCCGTCGCAGCTGGCCCTGCTCGACGCCTATGCACGCAACGAAAACGAACGCCGCCAGGTGCGCCGCGCCGCCGCGGCCTGGCAGGCACTGGTCGATGAATCGCTGGCGCTGTCGCAACAGGGCGACGTCAGTGACCGGATCGGCTTCCTGGAACACCAGCTGCGCGAGCTCGACCGTGAAGACCTGGAACCGGAGTCGATCGCCGCGCTCGGCGCCAGCCACCGCCGCCAGGCCCACGCCAGCGCCCTGCTGAGCGCCTGCCAGGCGGCCAGCAACCAGCTCAACGGCGACGACGGCAGTTCCGCACTGGACCTGCTGCAGCAGGTACGCCACGAACTGTCACGCCTGATCGAACACGACCCGCGCCTGGGCGAGGTGGACGGCCTGATCGAGAATGCCTCGATCCAGCTGCACGAAGCCCTGTCGCTGCTGGACCGGGTGCACGACGACCTCGACGCCGACCCGGAGCAGTTCGAAGAGAACGAGCGCCGCCTCGGCCGCCTGCACGACCTGGCACGCAAGCACCGCGTGCCGATGGATGAGCTGGGCGCGCAGCGCGAGCGCATGCATGCCGAAGTGGAACAGCTGCGCGGTGCCGACGAGCGCCTGCAGCGCCTGGCCGGCGAGATCGACAAGGCCGCTGCGGCCTGGCGCGTGCAGGCCGAGGTGCTGACCGCCAGCCGCCGCAATGCCGCCGCCGAGCTGTCGGCTACCACCACCGGCATCATCTCCGAGCTCGGCATGGGCGGTGGCCAGTTCCTGATCGAACTGGAACCGCAGGATGCCGGCAAGCCCGATCCGCAGGGTGCCGAGCGCGTGGAATTCCTGGTCGCGGCCAATGCCGGCCAACCGCCGCGCGCACTGCGCAAGGTCGCCTCGGGCGGTGAACTGTCACGTATCTCGCTGGCCATCGAAGTCGCCGCGCTGGACCTGGATGCGGTGCCGACGATGGTGTTCGACGAGGTCGACTCCGGCATCGGCGGCGCCGTGGCCGACATCGTCGGCCAGAAGCTGCGCGCCCTCGGCGAGAAGCGCCAGGTGCTATGCGTGACCCACCTGCCGCAGGTCGCCTCCAAGGGCCACGCGCATTACCGGGTCAGCAAGGCGCCAGTGGAAGGCATGACCCAGAGCGCAGTGGAAAAGCTGGACAGCAAGGCGCGCGAGGAAGAGCTGGCACGCATGCTCGGCGGCGTGGAAGTGAGCAAGGAAGCGCGCGCCGCTGCGCGCAAGCTGCTGCAGGTGTAG